The following are encoded in a window of Neomicrococcus lactis genomic DNA:
- a CDS encoding BMP family lipoprotein, with translation MTVKSPLKRSITLTAAALSVAAMTLSGCGAAPTASNSSSASASGSTNANAKDFTGCIVSDEGGFDDESFNQASYDGLQKAKADLGIETKQAESKAATDYGPNLNSMVRGGCNLTVTVGFNLGDATKAAAKANPDAHFAIVDYNDPEFTDNVKPIVYNTHEAAFLAGYLAAGMTKTGKVATYGGMQIPTVTIFMDGFVDGVAYYNEQKGKSVKALGWDKAKKTGTFTGDFSNKEKGKTNTINFVNEGADIVMPVAGPVGAGTIDAVKELKKSGKDTSVIWVDLDGYESLSSGKEFILSSVVKEMGKSVEDVLKADVEGNFKSEAYVGNLENEGVSLAPFHEFDSKVPAELKTELETLKADIISGKVKVESASANK, from the coding sequence ATGACCGTTAAGAGCCCCCTTAAGCGCTCGATCACTCTCACCGCTGCCGCACTCAGCGTTGCAGCAATGACCCTTTCCGGTTGTGGAGCTGCACCAACTGCTTCGAACAGTAGCTCTGCGTCCGCATCCGGTAGCACCAATGCAAACGCAAAGGACTTCACCGGCTGCATCGTTTCTGACGAAGGCGGCTTCGATGACGAGTCCTTCAACCAGGCGTCTTACGACGGTTTGCAGAAGGCAAAGGCTGATCTCGGTATTGAGACCAAGCAAGCCGAATCCAAGGCAGCAACTGATTACGGACCGAACCTCAACTCCATGGTTCGCGGTGGCTGCAACTTGACTGTCACGGTTGGCTTTAACCTCGGTGACGCCACCAAGGCTGCTGCTAAGGCAAACCCTGACGCTCACTTTGCAATCGTTGACTACAACGATCCTGAGTTCACGGACAACGTCAAGCCAATCGTCTACAACACCCACGAAGCTGCTTTCTTGGCTGGCTACTTGGCTGCTGGCATGACGAAGACCGGCAAGGTTGCCACCTACGGCGGCATGCAGATCCCAACCGTCACCATCTTCATGGACGGTTTCGTTGACGGCGTTGCTTACTACAACGAGCAAAAGGGCAAGTCTGTCAAGGCTCTTGGCTGGGACAAGGCGAAGAAGACCGGTACCTTCACCGGCGACTTCTCCAACAAGGAAAAGGGCAAGACCAACACCATCAACTTCGTCAACGAAGGCGCTGACATCGTGATGCCAGTTGCTGGCCCAGTTGGCGCTGGCACCATCGACGCCGTCAAGGAACTGAAGAAGTCCGGCAAGGACACCTCGGTGATTTGGGTTGACCTCGATGGCTACGAGTCCCTGTCTTCCGGCAAGGAATTCATCCTTTCTTCCGTCGTGAAGGAAATGGGCAAGTCCGTTGAAGACGTTCTCAAGGCTGACGTCGAAGGAAACTTCAAGAGCGAAGCTTATGTTGGAAACTTGGAGAACGAAGGCGTGTCCTTGGCTCCGTTCCACGAATTCGACTCGAAGGTTCCTGCGGAACTCAAGACTGAGCTTGAAACCTTGAAGGCGGATATCATTTCCGGCAAGGTCAAGGTTGAGTCTGCTTCCGCTAACAAGTAA
- a CDS encoding succinate dehydrogenase iron-sulfur subunit gives MSTVEPASKIDLKTDGGSGEIPSFDITLKVRRYDPEFSEEAKWDEYTLTMYGTDRVLDALHKVKWEIDGSLSFRRSCAHGVCGSDAMRINGRNRLACKTLLKDLDTSKPITVEPIKGLPVEKDLIVDMEPFFQSYREIMPFLITKGHEPSKERYQSPEDRERFDDTTKCILCAACTSSCPVFWTDGQYFGPAAIVNAHRFIFDSRDEAGDMRLEILNDKEGVWRCRTTFNCSEACPRGIQVTKAISEVKQAILARQF, from the coding sequence ATGAGCACCGTAGAACCAGCATCCAAGATTGACCTCAAGACTGACGGCGGCAGCGGAGAGATCCCATCGTTCGACATCACCTTGAAGGTGCGTCGCTACGATCCAGAGTTCTCCGAAGAAGCAAAGTGGGACGAATACACGCTCACGATGTACGGCACGGACCGCGTGCTTGATGCTCTTCACAAGGTGAAGTGGGAGATCGACGGCTCGTTGTCCTTCCGCCGCTCTTGCGCTCACGGTGTGTGTGGCTCTGACGCCATGCGCATCAACGGCCGCAACCGCCTTGCGTGCAAGACCCTCCTCAAGGACTTGGACACCTCCAAGCCCATCACCGTTGAGCCCATCAAGGGCCTTCCGGTGGAGAAGGACCTCATCGTGGATATGGAACCTTTCTTCCAGTCCTACCGCGAGATCATGCCGTTCTTGATCACCAAGGGACACGAGCCTTCCAAGGAGCGCTACCAGTCCCCTGAGGATCGCGAGCGCTTCGATGACACCACCAAGTGCATCCTCTGCGCTGCGTGCACGTCTTCGTGCCCAGTGTTCTGGACCGATGGTCAGTACTTCGGCCCGGCAGCGATCGTGAACGCCCACCGCTTCATCTTCGACTCCCGCGACGAAGCCGGCGACATGCGTCTCGAAATCCTCAACGACAAGGAAGGCGTGTGGCGTTGCCGCACCACCTTTAACTGCTCCGAGGCTTGCCCACGTGGCATCCAGGTCACAAAGGCCATCTCGGAAGTCAAACAGGCTATCCTGGCTCGCCAGTTCTAG
- a CDS encoding mannose-1-phosphate guanylyltransferase translates to MTDAVLQRFYCVIPAGGTGTRLWPLSRASAPKFLHDLTGSGSTLIRATYDRLAELADHRVMVVTGNAHRDAVLEQLPELDDNCLVLESEPKDSGAAIGLAAAILYHRDPESIMGSFAADQVIGPVQVFQDTVKEAVHAAATGKIVTIGITPTYPSTGFGYIRQGEELGIGNAPHAKNVAEFVEKPSEDVAKKYVESGEYLWNAGMFVAPTKLMLEHLEQNEPELYAGLIEIAEAWDTPQRDETTARIWPTLKKIAIDYAVAEPAAAAGDVAVVPGHFTWDDVGDFAAIGRLNPAAELGGLTVLGDKARVYADQASGVVVSDTHRVIALIGIDDVVIVDTPDALLVTTKEHSQSVKKAVEALKAQGDTDVL, encoded by the coding sequence ATGACTGATGCGGTTTTGCAGCGCTTCTATTGCGTGATCCCAGCCGGTGGCACCGGTACCCGTTTGTGGCCATTGTCCCGAGCGAGTGCTCCGAAGTTTCTTCACGACCTCACGGGCTCCGGATCCACACTGATTCGTGCCACGTATGACCGCCTTGCCGAACTGGCTGACCACCGCGTCATGGTGGTGACGGGCAACGCGCACCGCGATGCCGTACTGGAACAACTTCCTGAGTTGGATGACAACTGCTTGGTTCTCGAAAGCGAGCCTAAAGACTCCGGCGCCGCTATCGGTCTCGCCGCTGCGATCCTGTACCACCGCGATCCAGAATCGATCATGGGTTCCTTCGCTGCGGACCAAGTCATTGGCCCCGTGCAGGTCTTCCAAGACACCGTGAAGGAAGCAGTTCACGCGGCAGCCACAGGAAAGATCGTCACGATTGGCATCACGCCAACTTACCCATCCACGGGTTTCGGTTACATCCGCCAAGGCGAAGAACTCGGTATCGGGAATGCTCCGCACGCTAAGAACGTCGCAGAGTTCGTGGAAAAGCCCAGCGAGGACGTGGCGAAGAAGTACGTCGAAAGCGGCGAATACCTGTGGAACGCCGGTATGTTCGTGGCTCCCACCAAGCTCATGCTGGAGCACCTCGAGCAAAACGAGCCAGAGCTTTACGCAGGCCTCATCGAAATTGCAGAAGCCTGGGATACCCCGCAGCGCGACGAAACCACCGCGCGTATCTGGCCCACCCTCAAGAAAATTGCCATTGACTACGCGGTAGCCGAGCCTGCAGCGGCAGCCGGGGACGTCGCCGTCGTACCGGGTCACTTCACGTGGGATGATGTGGGAGACTTCGCTGCGATTGGCCGCCTGAATCCAGCCGCCGAATTAGGCGGGCTGACGGTGCTGGGGGACAAGGCTCGTGTGTACGCAGATCAAGCCAGCGGCGTGGTTGTCAGCGACACTCACCGAGTGATCGCACTGATTGGTATTGATGACGTCGTGATCGTTGATACGCCGGACGCTCTTTTGGTGACTACGAAGGAACATTCGCAATCTGTGAAGAAAGCCGTCGAGGCACTCAAAGCGCAGGGCGATACTGACGTACTCTAG
- the sdhC gene encoding succinate dehydrogenase, cytochrome b556 subunit, with amino-acid sequence MEVISVSKASSGTLYRGREGMWSWVGHRITGVVIFFFLLVHVLDTSLVRVSPGAYDAVIATYKNPLMALGELGLVAAIMFHAFNGLRLILVDFWKQGPKYHKQMLWGVLIIWAVAFIGFAIRHLSLAFGG; translated from the coding sequence ATGGAGGTTATTTCAGTGTCGAAGGCATCTTCGGGCACCCTCTACCGCGGCCGTGAAGGCATGTGGTCCTGGGTCGGACACCGCATTACTGGTGTCGTTATTTTCTTTTTCCTTTTGGTACACGTATTGGACACGTCACTTGTTCGCGTTTCGCCCGGCGCTTACGACGCAGTCATCGCGACCTACAAAAACCCATTGATGGCGCTTGGAGAGCTCGGCCTCGTTGCCGCGATCATGTTCCACGCATTCAATGGTCTCCGTTTGATCTTGGTGGACTTCTGGAAACAGGGACCGAAGTACCACAAGCAAATGCTGTGGGGGGTCCTCATTATCTGGGCCGTAGCCTTCATCGGATTTGCGATCCGTCACCTCTCCCTCGCATTTGGAGGTTAA
- a CDS encoding succinate dehydrogenase hydrophobic membrane anchor subunit: MSTTEFVAPRTGRIDAKYNRATTGRGRFEMIAWLFMRLSGVVLVVLIFGHLFTNLLVDEGVHGINFGFVAGKWADPVWQFWDLAMLWLAMLHGTNGLRTIINDYAEKDGTRFWLKLVLYIATAVIVVLGTLVIFTFDPCIPGSALEVCK; the protein is encoded by the coding sequence ATGAGCACCACTGAATTTGTAGCTCCCCGCACGGGACGCATTGACGCCAAGTACAACCGCGCTACCACGGGACGTGGCCGCTTCGAGATGATTGCATGGCTCTTCATGCGTCTCTCCGGCGTGGTTCTGGTTGTCCTTATCTTTGGACACCTCTTCACGAACCTTCTTGTTGACGAAGGCGTGCACGGCATTAACTTCGGCTTCGTTGCCGGCAAGTGGGCTGACCCAGTGTGGCAGTTCTGGGATCTCGCTATGTTGTGGCTGGCCATGTTGCACGGCACCAACGGCTTGCGCACCATCATCAACGATTACGCCGAAAAGGATGGCACGCGCTTCTGGCTCAAGCTTGTCCTCTACATCGCAACCGCTGTCATCGTGGTTCTGGGCACGCTAGTGATCTTCACGTTTGATCCATGCATCCCGGGTTCCGCCCTGGAAGTCTGCAAGTAA
- the sdhA gene encoding succinate dehydrogenase flavoprotein subunit, which yields MQIHKFDVVIVGAGGAGMRAAIESGQRAKTAVLTKLYPTRSHTGAAQGGMCAALANVEEDNWEWHTFDTIKGGDYLVDQDAAEVMAKEAIDAVLDLEKMGLPFNRTPEGKIDQRRFGGHTRDHGKAPVRRACYAADRTGHMILQTLYQNCVKHNVEFYNEYYVLDLLIVEEDATREDGTPYKQKRVAGVVSYDLASGELHVFQAKSVVFATGGAGKVFKTTSNAHTLTGDGMGIAFRRGIPLEDMEFVQFHPTGLAGLGILLSEAARGEGGILRNADGERFMERYAPTIKDLAPRDIVARSMANEVREGRGAGPNKDYVLLDLTHLEPAHIDAKLPDITEFARTYLGVEPYTEPVPVFPTAHYVMGGIPTNIKGEVLQDNDTVIPGLYAAGEVACVSVHGSNRLGTNSLLDINVFGKRSGISAAEYARNAEFVELPENSENDTVALLESIRTGNGTEKIAVLRKELQDSMDLNMQVFRTGESIAQALADIESLRQRYKNISIQDKGKRFNLDLLEAVELGFLLDLAEVMTVSALHREESRGGHYREDFPDRNDERFMKHTMMYKDESAETEGVKGMRVETKPVVFTRYEPMERKY from the coding sequence ATGCAGATACATAAGTTTGACGTTGTCATCGTCGGCGCCGGTGGCGCTGGCATGCGCGCAGCTATTGAGTCCGGACAGCGCGCAAAGACCGCCGTTCTGACCAAGCTTTACCCCACCCGCTCCCACACCGGTGCAGCACAGGGCGGCATGTGTGCAGCCCTCGCCAACGTGGAAGAGGACAACTGGGAATGGCACACCTTTGACACCATCAAGGGTGGCGACTACCTCGTAGACCAGGATGCAGCAGAAGTTATGGCTAAAGAAGCCATCGATGCTGTGCTTGACCTCGAGAAGATGGGCTTGCCGTTCAACCGTACGCCGGAAGGCAAGATCGACCAGCGTCGCTTCGGTGGCCACACCCGTGACCACGGCAAGGCACCTGTTCGCCGTGCTTGCTACGCAGCAGACCGTACCGGTCACATGATTCTTCAGACCTTGTACCAAAACTGCGTCAAGCACAACGTTGAGTTCTACAACGAGTACTACGTACTTGACCTCCTCATCGTTGAAGAAGACGCAACTCGCGAAGACGGCACGCCGTACAAGCAGAAGCGCGTTGCAGGCGTTGTCTCCTACGACCTCGCTTCCGGCGAACTTCACGTCTTCCAGGCCAAGTCGGTTGTCTTCGCAACCGGTGGCGCTGGCAAGGTCTTCAAGACCACCTCTAACGCTCACACCTTGACGGGTGACGGTATGGGCATCGCGTTCCGCCGCGGTATCCCACTCGAGGACATGGAATTCGTGCAGTTCCACCCGACTGGCCTCGCCGGCTTGGGCATCTTGCTTTCCGAAGCAGCTCGTGGCGAAGGTGGCATCCTCCGTAACGCTGACGGTGAGCGCTTCATGGAGCGTTACGCTCCAACCATCAAGGACTTGGCTCCTCGTGACATCGTTGCCCGCTCTATGGCTAATGAGGTTCGCGAAGGCCGCGGTGCTGGCCCGAACAAGGACTACGTCCTCTTGGACCTCACCCACCTTGAGCCTGCTCACATCGATGCCAAGCTCCCGGACATCACCGAATTCGCTCGCACGTACTTGGGCGTTGAGCCTTACACCGAGCCAGTTCCAGTGTTCCCAACGGCGCACTACGTCATGGGCGGTATCCCAACCAACATCAAGGGCGAAGTTCTCCAGGACAATGACACCGTCATTCCTGGCCTCTACGCCGCTGGTGAGGTTGCTTGTGTGTCCGTTCACGGTTCCAACCGTTTGGGCACCAACTCTCTCCTCGACATCAACGTGTTTGGCAAGCGCTCCGGCATCTCTGCCGCTGAGTACGCTCGCAACGCCGAGTTCGTTGAGCTACCTGAGAACTCTGAGAACGACACCGTCGCTCTTCTTGAGTCCATCCGCACGGGCAACGGCACCGAGAAGATCGCTGTTCTCCGTAAGGAACTTCAGGACAGCATGGACCTCAACATGCAGGTGTTCCGCACCGGCGAGTCCATTGCTCAGGCCTTGGCTGACATCGAGTCTTTGCGCCAGCGCTACAAGAACATCTCGATTCAGGACAAGGGCAAGCGCTTCAATCTGGACCTCCTCGAGGCCGTTGAGCTGGGCTTCTTGCTCGACTTGGCTGAAGTCATGACGGTGTCTGCATTGCACCGTGAAGAGTCCCGCGGTGGTCACTACCGTGAAGACTTCCCGGACCGCAACGACGAGCGCTTCATGAAGCACACCATGATGTACAAGGACGAGTCTGCAGAGACCGAAGGCGTCAAGGGTATGCGCGTTGAAACGAAGCCTGTGGTCTTCACCCGTTACGAGCCGATGGAGCGTAAGTACTAA
- a CDS encoding amidohydrolase: MKTANTTEIPHLAKRVAALESELIAFRRDLHSHPELSFQEHRTTERILKTLEDAGLDPVALEGTGAYVDVGSGKIHLGLRCDIDALPLHEETGLSYASQREGIAHACGHDIHTTVMIGVAKVLKQLDDEGQLNGRIRVIFQPAEEKMPGGALAVIEQGVLDEIPRILALHCEPRIDAGTIGTRIGAITSASDTIKIELLGRGGHTSRPHLTEDLVFALAEIAVNVPAILNRRIDVRSAVSVVWGQIHAGSAPNAIPATGYMAGTMRCLDGEAWSDAADLLDEVVNQVAQPYGVEVKLEHTRGVPPVVNTEEETDLIEEAARHEIGSNAIVLTPQSMGGEDFAWMTHRIPGAMLRLGTRTPGGETYDLHRGDYIPDERAIATGVRVMASAALHAIAFPRQTLQVIPQDAEPTD, encoded by the coding sequence ATGAAAACGGCGAACACCACGGAGATACCGCACCTAGCGAAGAGGGTAGCGGCACTTGAGTCTGAACTGATTGCATTCCGGCGCGACCTGCACTCGCACCCCGAGTTGTCCTTCCAGGAGCACAGGACCACCGAGCGCATTCTGAAAACCCTTGAGGATGCTGGCCTGGATCCGGTAGCGCTCGAGGGCACGGGAGCCTACGTCGACGTGGGATCCGGCAAGATTCACTTGGGCCTGCGCTGCGACATTGACGCTTTGCCACTCCACGAGGAAACGGGCTTGTCTTACGCTTCGCAGCGTGAGGGGATCGCCCATGCGTGCGGTCACGACATCCACACCACCGTGATGATTGGTGTTGCCAAGGTCCTCAAACAGCTTGACGATGAAGGCCAGCTCAACGGCCGCATTCGCGTCATTTTCCAGCCTGCCGAAGAGAAGATGCCAGGTGGCGCTCTCGCTGTCATTGAGCAAGGCGTGCTGGACGAAATTCCGCGCATCTTGGCGCTGCACTGCGAACCGCGCATTGACGCGGGAACTATCGGCACGCGTATTGGTGCCATTACTTCCGCAAGCGACACCATCAAGATCGAACTGTTGGGCCGCGGCGGCCATACGTCCCGTCCGCACCTGACGGAAGATTTGGTGTTCGCGCTGGCAGAGATTGCCGTGAACGTTCCCGCCATCCTGAACCGCCGCATTGACGTGCGCTCGGCCGTGTCCGTGGTGTGGGGTCAGATTCACGCGGGCTCCGCACCGAACGCCATCCCGGCCACCGGTTACATGGCCGGCACTATGCGCTGCCTTGATGGCGAAGCCTGGTCAGACGCCGCTGACTTGTTGGACGAAGTAGTCAATCAGGTGGCCCAGCCTTACGGTGTTGAGGTCAAGCTTGAACATACTCGTGGCGTGCCTCCCGTGGTGAACACGGAAGAGGAAACGGACCTGATTGAAGAGGCCGCGCGCCACGAAATCGGCTCCAACGCGATTGTGCTGACGCCGCAATCCATGGGCGGTGAGGACTTTGCGTGGATGACCCACCGGATTCCCGGCGCAATGTTACGTCTGGGCACGCGTACCCCCGGTGGGGAGACGTATGACCTGCACCGCGGCGATTACATTCCGGACGAACGCGCGATCGCGACCGGCGTCCGCGTAATGGCCTCTGCGGCGCTTCACGCGATTGCCTTCCCGCGGCAGACCTTGCAGGTCATTCCGCAGGATGCAGAGCCTACTGACTAG